AGAGCGCCTCCGGGAGCCGGTCGCGCTCGGCGAGCCCCACCACCTCGTCGAGCACGCCGAGGCGCCGCAGCGCCTCGGGATCCCGCTCGGCATAGCAGCCGGTGGCGATGAGCCGCGCGCGGGGGTTGGCGCGCCGCAGCCGCCGGGCCAGCTTCCGCCCCTCGGCGTCGGCCCGGCCGGTGACGGTGCAGGTGTTCAGCACGATCACGTCGGCCCGGCGGACGTCCGCGGTCGCCCGGTATCCCGCCGCGCGAAGGATCCCCTCCACCCGGGAACTGTCGAACCGGTTGAGCTTGCACCCCAGCGTGACGACGTGATAGAGCCCGCGGGGTGCGCCCTCGCCTTCCGAACTCCTGTCGATCGGTCGTCGCGCGGGGCCGGCGTCACGCATTCAGCAGCCGTCCAGGATCTCCCTCAGCCGGCGCTTCGCCCGCTCCGAGCTCGATTCGACCGCGCGCGACAGCTCGCGCCGCGCCGCTTCGAGCCGGCGCCTGAGCGGCTCGTCCTCGAGAGCGAGGATCTGGCACGCCAGCAGCCCGGCGTTCGCCGCGCCGTGGGATCCGACCCCCAGGGTAGCAACGGGGACCCCTTTCGGCATCTGAACCGTCGACAGCAGGGCGTCCAGCCCGTCGAGCAGGCGGCCCGCCAGCGGTACGCCCAGCACGGGCCGCACGGTGTGTGCGGCCACGACCCCGGCGAGGTGGGCCGCCATCCCGGCTCCGACGATGAAGACCCGGATGCCCCGTTCTTCGGCCTCCTTCACGTAACGGATGGTCCGTTCCGGGGAGCGGTGTGCCGAGGTGACCTCCACCTCGTATCCCACGCCCATCGCTTCCAGTTGGGCGGCGGCCCCCGCCATGGCCTCGACGTCCGAGGCCGAGCCCATGAGGATCGCGACGCGCGGCGCCGGCGGTTTCACGGGACCTCCACGGCGCGGTTGCGGGAGTTCGGCTCGATCGCGGCCGCAGCGATGTCGCGCCGGTAGTGCGCCCCCTGGAACTCGATCTCGCCGACCGCCGCATACGCCCTCGCGCGCGCCTCCGCGAGGTTGCGTCCGAGGGCCGTGACGCCCAGCACGCGGCCGCCGGCGGTTCGGATCTCGCCGTTGGGGCCTGTCCGCGTGCCCGCATGGAACACCAGGATGTCGCTGCGGCCGGCGAAGCGTTCCAGGCCGGTGATCTTCCGCCCCTTGGGGTAGCTGCCGGGGTACCCGGCCGATGCCATGACGACGCAGACCGCCGCCTCGCGGCGCCACTCGACCCGCACTCCCGACAGGTCCCCCTGCGCCGCGGCGGCCAGGAGCGGGACCAGATCCGAGGCGAGGCGCGGGATCACGACCTGGGTTTCGGGATCGCCGAAGCGGCAGTTGTACTCGAGCACCTTCGGGCCGTCCTCGGTGAGCATCAGCCCCACGTACAGGACGCCCCGGTACGGGTGCCCCTCCTTGGCGATTCCCTTGATGGTCGGTCCCACGATCTTCTCGAGGACGAAAGCGGTGGCCTCCCGGTCGAGATGCATGGCGGGGGAGAAAGCTCCCATCCCACCCGTGTTCGGCCCGCGGTCCCCGTCGAACACCCGCTTGTGGTCCTGGCTGGAGACGAGGGGGATCACGCGGACGCCGTCGGTGATGGCGAAGAAGGAGGCTTCGCGGCCGGTCAGGCACTCCTCGATCACCACACGGCGGCCCGCGTTTCCGAACGCGCCCTGGACCATCATCTTCTGGACCGCCTCGCGCGCCTGGTCGCGGTCGGCGGCGACGACCACCCCCTTCCCGGCGGCGAGCCCGTCGGCTTTCACCACGAGCGGAAGGTCGGCTCTCTCGACATACCGCAACGCTTGGTCCGCGTCGTCGAAGATCTCGTATCGCGCGGTGGGGATGCCGTACCGGGTCATGAACTCCTTGGCGAAAGCCTTGCTCGATTCGAGCCGCGCCGCTCCCATGGTCGGCCCGAACACGGCCCGGCCCCGGGCGGCGATCCGATCGGCCAGACCCTGCGCGAGCGGCAGCTCGGGGCCGACGACGGTGAGGTCGATTCCCTGCCGGGCGACGAAGTCGGCCACGGCGTCGGGATCGGAGGAGGCCAGCGGCGGGCAGTCGGCGATCTCGGCGATGCCGGCGTTGCCGGGGCTGCAGAACAGTTCCTCGACGATCCGCGACTGGCGGATCTTCCAGCACAGGGCGTGCTCGCGGCCGCCGCTTCCGATCACGATGACTTTCATCGCTTCGCCGTCTCCACGGTGGTCCGGGGCTCCCCCCTTCCTGCGGTCGGGACGCTTCCACCGGCGCGCCGGCCCGCGCCGGCGGAAACGGCGGCATTCTCCGGCAGCCCCCCGGGGGTGTCAACGAAGGGCCGCGCGCTCGCCGCTCCGGCCGGGCGCCCCGGGCCGTTCTCCGGCGGCCCGAACGGCGCCGTGCGCGGTTGGAAAACCGCCGGAAGCCGGCCAATAATCCGTCGCCTGCGCCGGGATCCGGCGGGGCGGCACCGGCTCGGCGGGGCAGGGAGTCCAGCGATGAGCGACCCGACCGGCAGGGCGGCTCCCCCGGAGCCGAACGTCCTGAGTCTCGCTTTCGTCGAGGAGCTCTACGCCCGCTATCTGCGGGACCCGTCCTCGGTTCCTGCGCCCTGGCGGGCGTACTTCGACCGCCGGGGCCCCGGCGAGCCGGACGGCGCGTTCGAAGAGCGCCCCCAGATCGGCCCGAGCCTGTCCCCCGGCACGCTGTTCGCGGCTGCCGAGCCGCGGACGGCCCCGAAGACCGCCATCGAGCTCCAGGACCGGGTCGACCAACTGATCCGCGCCTACCGCAACCGCGGGCACATGGTCGCGCGTATCGATCCCCTCGGCCGGCCTCGCGAGCCTCAGCCCGAGCTCGACCCCGCGCACTACGGATTCACCGAGGAGCACATGGATCTGCGCTTCTCCGTGGACACCATCCATGGGGCGCGGATGATGACGCTGCGCGAGATCGTGCGGCGGATGCAGAACACCTACTGCCGCTCGATCGGCGTGCAGTTCAACTACATCGAGAACGTGCGCATCCGGCGGTGGCTCGCGGCCCGGATGGAGAGCACGGAGAACCGGCTTCCCCTGTCCCGCGACGACCAGTGGCGGATCCTCACCCGTCTCACCGACGCGGTGATCTTCGAGGAGTTCATCCAGAAGAAGTTCGTCGGCGCCAAGAGCTTCTCGCTCGAGGGCGCGGAGACGCTGATCCCGCTGCTCGATCTGGCGATCGAGAAGTCCGGCCGGTCCGGGATCGCGGAGATCGTCATCGGGATGGCCCATC
This DNA window, taken from Acidobacteriota bacterium, encodes the following:
- the purD gene encoding phosphoribosylamine--glycine ligase, with the translated sequence MKVIVIGSGGREHALCWKIRQSRIVEELFCSPGNAGIAEIADCPPLASSDPDAVADFVARQGIDLTVVGPELPLAQGLADRIAARGRAVFGPTMGAARLESSKAFAKEFMTRYGIPTARYEIFDDADQALRYVERADLPLVVKADGLAAGKGVVVAADRDQAREAVQKMMVQGAFGNAGRRVVIEECLTGREASFFAITDGVRVIPLVSSQDHKRVFDGDRGPNTGGMGAFSPAMHLDREATAFVLEKIVGPTIKGIAKEGHPYRGVLYVGLMLTEDGPKVLEYNCRFGDPETQVVIPRLASDLVPLLAAAAQGDLSGVRVEWRREAAVCVVMASAGYPGSYPKGRKITGLERFAGRSDILVFHAGTRTGPNGEIRTAGGRVLGVTALGRNLAEARARAYAAVGEIEFQGAHYRRDIAAAAIEPNSRNRAVEVP
- the purE gene encoding 5-(carboxyamino)imidazole ribonucleotide mutase: MGSASDVEAMAGAAAQLEAMGVGYEVEVTSAHRSPERTIRYVKEAEERGIRVFIVGAGMAAHLAGVVAAHTVRPVLGVPLAGRLLDGLDALLSTVQMPKGVPVATLGVGSHGAANAGLLACQILALEDEPLRRRLEAARRELSRAVESSSERAKRRLREILDGC